A single Buteo buteo chromosome 17, bButBut1.hap1.1, whole genome shotgun sequence DNA region contains:
- the MCM3 gene encoding DNA replication licensing factor MCM3 isoform X2 yields the protein MCWAPTLGSKKVATIQPNILKEDQGIYHSKVRDMISDNQYRLLVSINDLRRKNEKRANRLLSNAFEELIAFQRALKDFVASVDATYAKQYEDFYIGLEGSFGSKHVSPRTLTACFLSCIVCVEGIVTKCSLVRPKIVRSVHYCPATKKTIERRYTDLTSLDAFPSSSVYPTKDEENNPLETEFGLSVYKDHQTITIQEMPEKAPAGQLPRSVDVILDDDLVDKVKPGDRIQVVGTYRCLPGKKGGYTSGTFRTILIACHVKQMSKDVRPLYSAADVAKIKRFSKSRSKDIFDQLARSLAPSIHGHEYIKKAILCMLLGGVEKVLENGSRIRGDINILLIGDPSVAKSQLLRYVLCTAPRAIPTTGRGSSGVGLTAAVTTDQETGERRLEAGAMVLADRGVVCIDEFDKMSDIDRTAIHEVMEQGRVTIAKAGIHARLNSRCSVLAAANPVYGRYDQYKTPMENIGLQDSLLSRFDLLFIVLDQMDPEQDREISDHVLRMHRYRNPNEQDGDAMPLGSAVEILATDDPDFVQEEEQELQVYEKHDDLLHGPNRRKEKIVSMEFMRKYIHVAKMIKPVLTQESASYIAEEYSRLRSQSQMNSDIARTSPVTARTLETLIRLSTAHAKARMNKTVDLQDAEAALELVQFAYFKKVLEKEKKRRKQAEDDSETEKEEDEESQPKEERRTRRRKKARTGGEGDSYDPYDFSDAEEEMPEVQAHTPKAPEASAAGEAKKPELAEPRLKAFKAALLEVFKTSHAQSVGLKNVMESINRDNPEPFSLAEVKVALAHMQDDNQIMVSDDIIFLI from the exons GAAGATCAAGGGATTTACCACAGTAAAGTCCGGGACATGATCAGCGACAACCAGTATCGCCTCCTCGTCAGCATCAACGACCTGCGGCGGAAGAACGAGAAGAGAGCCAACCG GCTCTTGAGCAACGCCTTTGAGGAGCTGATCGCCTTCCAGCGTGCCCTGAAGGATTTCGTCGCCTCCGTCGATGCCACCTATGCCAAGCAGTACGAGGACTTCTATATCGGGCTGGAGGGCAGCTTCGGCTCCAAGCACGTGTCACCGCGGACGCTGACGGCCTGTTTCCTCAGCTGCATTGTCTGCGTGGAGGGCATCGTGACAAAAT GCTCTCTGGTTCGTCCAAAGATTGTCCGGAGCGTCCATTATTGCCCAGCTACCAAGAAGACTATTGAGCGCCGATACACAGACCTGACCTCCCTGGACGCTTTCCCATCCAGCTCCGTCTACCCTACGAAG GACGAAGAGAATAACCCCCTGGAGACAGAGTTTGGTCTCTCGGTCTACAAGGACCATCAGACCATCACCATCCAGGAGATGCCCGAGAAGGCACCAGCAGGGCAGCTGCCACGCTCAGTGGATGTCATTCTGGATGATGACCTGGTGGACAAGGTGAAGCCTGGGGACCGCATCCAGGTGGTGGGGACGTACCGCTGCCTGCCGGGAAAGAAAGGGGGTTACACTTCAGGGACTTTCAG GACTATCCTCATTGCCTGCCATGTGAAGCAGATGAGCAAAGATGTCCGGCCTCTCTACTCTGCTGCCGATGTGGCCAAGATCAAGAGATTCAGCAAGAGTCGCTCCAAG GATATCTTTGACCAGCTGGCAAGATCCCTTGCTCCCAGCATCCATGGGCATGAGTACATCAAGAAGGCCATTCTCTGCATGCTGCTTGGAGGGGTGGAGAAGGTCCTGGAGAACGGGAGCCGCATCCGAGGAGACATCAACATCTTGCTCATAG GAGACCCTTCTGTTGCCAAGTCTCAGCTCCTGCGGTACGTGCTCTGCACCGCGCCCCGCGCCATCCCCACCACCGGCAGAGGCTCCTCCGGCGTCGGCCTGACCGCTGCCGTCACCACGGACCAAGAAACCG GCGAACGGCGCCTGGAAGCAGGGGCCATGGTGTTGGCTGACCGGGGGGTGGTGTGCATTGACGAGTTCGACAAGATGTCCGACATCGACCGTACGGCCATCCACGAGGTGATGGAGCAGGGCCGCGTCACCATCGCCAAGGCTGGCATCCATGCCCGCCTCAACTCCCGCTGCAGCGTCCTGGCGGCGGCCAACCCCGTCTATGGCCGG TACGACCAGTACAAGACGCCCATGGAGAACATCGGCCTGCAGGACTCTCTGCTCTCCCGCTTCGACCTGCTCTTCATTGTGCTGGACCAGATGGACCCCGAGCAGGACAGGGAGATCTCGGACCACGTCCTGCGGATGCACCGCTACCGCAACCCCAACGAGCAGGACGGGGACG CCATGCCCCTGGGCAGCGCCGTGGAGATCCTGGCTACGGACGACCCCGACTTTgtgcaggaggaggaacaggagCTCCAAGTGTACGAGAAACATGATGACCTCCTGCACGGGCCCAACCGCCGCAA GGAGAAGATCGTCAGCATGGAGTTCATGAGGAAGTACATCCACGTAGCAAAGATGATTAAGCCCGTCTTGACCCAGGAGTCGGCGAGCTACATAGCGGAGGAGTACTCCCGCCTGCGCAGCCAGAGCCAGATGAACTCGGACATTGCCAGG ACCTCCCCTGTCACGGCCCGTACCCTGGAGACCCTGATCCGCCTCTCCACGGCCCACGCCAAGGCCAGGATGAACAAGACCGTCGATCTGCAGGATGCTGAGGCGGCTTTGGAGCTGGTGCAGTTCGCCTACTTCAAAAAG gtgctggagaaggagaagaagcgCAGAAAGCAGGCGGAGGACGACTCGGAGACCgagaaggaggaggatgaggagtcGCAGCCCAAGGAGGAGCGCAGGACGAGGAG GAGAAAGAAGGCACGCACAGGAGGCGAGGGGGATTCCTACGACCCATACGACTTCAGTGATGCCGAGGAGGAGATGCCGGAGG tCCAGGCACACACTCCCAAGGCGCCCGAAGCCTCGGCCGCTGGCGAAGCGAAGAAGCCGGAGTTGGCTGAGCCGAG GTTGAAAGCATTCAAGGCTGCCCTCCTGGAGGTCTTCAAAACTTCCCATGCCCAGTCCGTGGGTCTGAAGAACGTGATGGAGTCCATCAACCGAGACAACCCTGAGCCCTTTTCGCTGGCTGAAGTGAAGGTGGCGCTGGCCCACATGCAAGACGACAACCAGATCATGGTGTCCGATGACATTATCTTCTTAATCTGA
- the LOC142041165 gene encoding interleukin-17F-like, producing MSLILCASLLRSLLLMLLAVLSASNSAYGKMIQPGLKLESFLKQAYAGCLTPKDSKFPQTVRVNISISNTNQDIKVTPGVSSRSLAPWDYRIDEDHNRFPRLISDAECRHSRCVNLDGQLDHSLNSVPIKQEILVLRREQKGCHQSYRLEKKIITVGCTCVTPLIRHQA from the exons atgtCTCTGATCCTTTGTGCTTCTCTG CTCAGATCACTGCTCTTAATGCTGCTGGCCGTGCTGTCAGCCAGCAATTCTGCCTACGGGAAGATGATACAGCCTGGACTCAAGCTGGAGAGCTTCTTGAAGCAAGCATATGCTGGATGCCTGACCCCAAAAGACTCAAAATTCCCTCAAACTGTGAGAGTCAACATAAGCATCAGCAACACGAACCAGGACATCAAAGTGACTCCTGGTGTCAGCAGCCGCTCTCTGGCTCCGTGGGATTACAG GATCGATGAGGACCACAACCGTTTCCCCCGACTGATCTCTGACGCCGAGTGCCGCCACTCCAGGTGCGTGAATTTGGATGGGCAGCTGGACCACAGCCTCAACTCCGTCCCTATCAAACAGGAGATCCTTGTTCTCCGGAGGGAGCAGAAGGGCTGCCACCAATCCTATCggctggagaagaaaataatcactGTGGGCTGCACGTGTGTCACCCCCTTGATCCGACACCAGGCTTAG
- the LOC142041164 gene encoding interleukin-17F-like, protein MAFASYTAVFRSLLLVLVLALAVRSSPHGRVVHSRSSKDGGSVRRSEDCLSQKGLKFPTTVKVDIRISNSDHAFQMGHDVRNRSLAPWDYRLDKDPNRFPEVIADAKCRVSGCVNALGQLDHSLNSVPIKQEILVLRREQGGCLPTYRLEKKVITVGCTCAVPVIYHQS, encoded by the exons ATGGCTTTTGCCAGCTACACTGCAGTG ttCAGATCACTGCTCTTGGTGCTGGTCCTAGCGCTCGCCGTGAGGAGCTCACCCCATGGGAGGGTTGTTCATTCTCGATCCAGCAAGGACGGTGGGTCTGTGAGGCGTAGTGAAGATTGCCTGAGCCAAAAGGGTCTCAAATTCCCTACAACAGTGAAAGTTGACATTCGTATCAGCAATTCAGATCATGCCTTTCAGATGGGCCATGATGTCAGGAACAGGTCTCTTGCTCCTTGGGATTACAG GCTCGACAAGGACCCCAACCGCTTCCCCGAAGTGATCGCTGACGCCAAGTGCCGCGTCTCCGGCTGCGTGAATGCACTGGGGCAGCTGGACCACAGCCTCAACTCCGTCCCTATCAAACAGGAGATCCTGGTCCTCCGGCGGGAGCAGGGGGGCTGCCTGCCCACCTACCGCCTGGAGAAGAAAGTCATCACTGTGGGCTGCACGTGTGCCGTTCCAGTCATCTACCACCAGTCCTAG
- the MCM3 gene encoding DNA replication licensing factor MCM3 isoform X1, producing the protein MAAPAGGLEDAELREAQRDYLDFLDDEEDQGIYHSKVRDMISDNQYRLLVSINDLRRKNEKRANRLLSNAFEELIAFQRALKDFVASVDATYAKQYEDFYIGLEGSFGSKHVSPRTLTACFLSCIVCVEGIVTKCSLVRPKIVRSVHYCPATKKTIERRYTDLTSLDAFPSSSVYPTKDEENNPLETEFGLSVYKDHQTITIQEMPEKAPAGQLPRSVDVILDDDLVDKVKPGDRIQVVGTYRCLPGKKGGYTSGTFRTILIACHVKQMSKDVRPLYSAADVAKIKRFSKSRSKDIFDQLARSLAPSIHGHEYIKKAILCMLLGGVEKVLENGSRIRGDINILLIGDPSVAKSQLLRYVLCTAPRAIPTTGRGSSGVGLTAAVTTDQETGERRLEAGAMVLADRGVVCIDEFDKMSDIDRTAIHEVMEQGRVTIAKAGIHARLNSRCSVLAAANPVYGRYDQYKTPMENIGLQDSLLSRFDLLFIVLDQMDPEQDREISDHVLRMHRYRNPNEQDGDAMPLGSAVEILATDDPDFVQEEEQELQVYEKHDDLLHGPNRRKEKIVSMEFMRKYIHVAKMIKPVLTQESASYIAEEYSRLRSQSQMNSDIARTSPVTARTLETLIRLSTAHAKARMNKTVDLQDAEAALELVQFAYFKKVLEKEKKRRKQAEDDSETEKEEDEESQPKEERRTRRRKKARTGGEGDSYDPYDFSDAEEEMPEVQAHTPKAPEASAAGEAKKPELAEPRLKAFKAALLEVFKTSHAQSVGLKNVMESINRDNPEPFSLAEVKVALAHMQDDNQIMVSDDIIFLI; encoded by the exons GAAGATCAAGGGATTTACCACAGTAAAGTCCGGGACATGATCAGCGACAACCAGTATCGCCTCCTCGTCAGCATCAACGACCTGCGGCGGAAGAACGAGAAGAGAGCCAACCG GCTCTTGAGCAACGCCTTTGAGGAGCTGATCGCCTTCCAGCGTGCCCTGAAGGATTTCGTCGCCTCCGTCGATGCCACCTATGCCAAGCAGTACGAGGACTTCTATATCGGGCTGGAGGGCAGCTTCGGCTCCAAGCACGTGTCACCGCGGACGCTGACGGCCTGTTTCCTCAGCTGCATTGTCTGCGTGGAGGGCATCGTGACAAAAT GCTCTCTGGTTCGTCCAAAGATTGTCCGGAGCGTCCATTATTGCCCAGCTACCAAGAAGACTATTGAGCGCCGATACACAGACCTGACCTCCCTGGACGCTTTCCCATCCAGCTCCGTCTACCCTACGAAG GACGAAGAGAATAACCCCCTGGAGACAGAGTTTGGTCTCTCGGTCTACAAGGACCATCAGACCATCACCATCCAGGAGATGCCCGAGAAGGCACCAGCAGGGCAGCTGCCACGCTCAGTGGATGTCATTCTGGATGATGACCTGGTGGACAAGGTGAAGCCTGGGGACCGCATCCAGGTGGTGGGGACGTACCGCTGCCTGCCGGGAAAGAAAGGGGGTTACACTTCAGGGACTTTCAG GACTATCCTCATTGCCTGCCATGTGAAGCAGATGAGCAAAGATGTCCGGCCTCTCTACTCTGCTGCCGATGTGGCCAAGATCAAGAGATTCAGCAAGAGTCGCTCCAAG GATATCTTTGACCAGCTGGCAAGATCCCTTGCTCCCAGCATCCATGGGCATGAGTACATCAAGAAGGCCATTCTCTGCATGCTGCTTGGAGGGGTGGAGAAGGTCCTGGAGAACGGGAGCCGCATCCGAGGAGACATCAACATCTTGCTCATAG GAGACCCTTCTGTTGCCAAGTCTCAGCTCCTGCGGTACGTGCTCTGCACCGCGCCCCGCGCCATCCCCACCACCGGCAGAGGCTCCTCCGGCGTCGGCCTGACCGCTGCCGTCACCACGGACCAAGAAACCG GCGAACGGCGCCTGGAAGCAGGGGCCATGGTGTTGGCTGACCGGGGGGTGGTGTGCATTGACGAGTTCGACAAGATGTCCGACATCGACCGTACGGCCATCCACGAGGTGATGGAGCAGGGCCGCGTCACCATCGCCAAGGCTGGCATCCATGCCCGCCTCAACTCCCGCTGCAGCGTCCTGGCGGCGGCCAACCCCGTCTATGGCCGG TACGACCAGTACAAGACGCCCATGGAGAACATCGGCCTGCAGGACTCTCTGCTCTCCCGCTTCGACCTGCTCTTCATTGTGCTGGACCAGATGGACCCCGAGCAGGACAGGGAGATCTCGGACCACGTCCTGCGGATGCACCGCTACCGCAACCCCAACGAGCAGGACGGGGACG CCATGCCCCTGGGCAGCGCCGTGGAGATCCTGGCTACGGACGACCCCGACTTTgtgcaggaggaggaacaggagCTCCAAGTGTACGAGAAACATGATGACCTCCTGCACGGGCCCAACCGCCGCAA GGAGAAGATCGTCAGCATGGAGTTCATGAGGAAGTACATCCACGTAGCAAAGATGATTAAGCCCGTCTTGACCCAGGAGTCGGCGAGCTACATAGCGGAGGAGTACTCCCGCCTGCGCAGCCAGAGCCAGATGAACTCGGACATTGCCAGG ACCTCCCCTGTCACGGCCCGTACCCTGGAGACCCTGATCCGCCTCTCCACGGCCCACGCCAAGGCCAGGATGAACAAGACCGTCGATCTGCAGGATGCTGAGGCGGCTTTGGAGCTGGTGCAGTTCGCCTACTTCAAAAAG gtgctggagaaggagaagaagcgCAGAAAGCAGGCGGAGGACGACTCGGAGACCgagaaggaggaggatgaggagtcGCAGCCCAAGGAGGAGCGCAGGACGAGGAG GAGAAAGAAGGCACGCACAGGAGGCGAGGGGGATTCCTACGACCCATACGACTTCAGTGATGCCGAGGAGGAGATGCCGGAGG tCCAGGCACACACTCCCAAGGCGCCCGAAGCCTCGGCCGCTGGCGAAGCGAAGAAGCCGGAGTTGGCTGAGCCGAG GTTGAAAGCATTCAAGGCTGCCCTCCTGGAGGTCTTCAAAACTTCCCATGCCCAGTCCGTGGGTCTGAAGAACGTGATGGAGTCCATCAACCGAGACAACCCTGAGCCCTTTTCGCTGGCTGAAGTGAAGGTGGCGCTGGCCCACATGCAAGACGACAACCAGATCATGGTGTCCGATGACATTATCTTCTTAATCTGA